In one Pyxidicoccus xibeiensis genomic region, the following are encoded:
- a CDS encoding TerC family protein: METLHTVGSPALWGGFIAFVIAMLALDLGVFHRHAHVVKFKEALGWSVVWISMALLFNVGIWWKFGSELGVQFLTGYLIEKSLSVDNIFVFVVIFSALRIPALYQHRVLFWGILSALVLRAIMIFAGVAMLERFHWLIYVFGAFLILTGVKLFLQRNKEDHPEDGWLMKFARRTIPSTQEFDGHHFFKKENARWLATPLFMALLLVEASDVIFALDSIPAIFAVTRDPFIVFTSNIFAILGLRSMFFLLAGAVEKFSYLKVGLSGVLIFVGVKMAIVDVVKIPPFVSLGVIAAMLAASIVASLIKNRNTPPVPSVTAAGQDLSKPSKA; encoded by the coding sequence ATGGAAACCTTACATACCGTTGGCAGTCCGGCCCTGTGGGGCGGCTTCATCGCCTTCGTCATCGCGATGCTGGCCCTGGACCTGGGCGTCTTCCACCGGCACGCCCATGTGGTGAAGTTCAAGGAGGCGTTGGGCTGGAGCGTGGTGTGGATCAGCATGGCGCTCCTCTTCAACGTCGGCATCTGGTGGAAGTTCGGGTCCGAGTTGGGGGTGCAGTTCCTCACCGGCTACCTCATCGAGAAGTCGCTCTCCGTCGACAACATCTTCGTCTTCGTCGTCATCTTCTCCGCGCTGCGCATCCCCGCGCTCTACCAGCACCGCGTCCTCTTCTGGGGCATCCTCAGCGCGCTGGTGCTGCGCGCCATCATGATCTTCGCGGGCGTGGCGATGCTGGAGCGTTTCCACTGGCTCATCTACGTCTTCGGCGCCTTCCTCATCCTCACCGGCGTGAAGCTCTTCCTGCAGCGCAACAAGGAGGACCACCCGGAGGATGGCTGGCTGATGAAGTTCGCCCGCCGCACCATCCCCTCCACGCAGGAGTTCGACGGGCATCACTTCTTCAAGAAGGAGAACGCGCGCTGGCTGGCGACGCCGCTGTTCATGGCGCTGCTGCTGGTGGAAGCGTCGGACGTCATCTTCGCGCTCGACTCCATCCCCGCCATCTTCGCCGTGACGCGAGACCCGTTCATCGTCTTCACGTCGAACATCTTCGCCATCCTCGGCCTGCGCTCCATGTTCTTCCTGCTGGCCGGCGCGGTGGAGAAGTTCAGCTACCTGAAGGTGGGCTTGTCGGGCGTCCTCATCTTCGTCGGCGTGAAGATGGCCATCGTCGACGTGGTGAAGATTCCCCCGTTCGTGTCCCTGGGCGTCATCGCCGCCATGCTGGCCGCCAGCATCGTGGCCTCGCTCATCAAGAACCGGAACACGCCGCCGGTGCCCTCCGTCACCGCGGCGGGCCAGGACCTGAGCAAGCCGTCCAAGGCCTGA
- a CDS encoding carbohydrate-binding protein — translation MIRNRFLASTLGALFALAAASGCDNSGNEGATAPGAVEPPVEQPQLPTPSLAEPPVVAQPTPEPTPEEPEQPTTPVPTPPQPQPEQPAPNPPAPTTPSAPTPAPQQPGMDAFGVTKLYPSVAGGEEWYLSANPSTDKRFDPQDTITKNADGSWKMKSSQVRMSVFTSTGYSASKIPTYDRDILASRGYMQAPNDWKNVEMTGFVKLNAASDGSDNFDWYARGGKHNDDQSGCEGSSYKGGLHYDGRARWQKETWHVSYEQADYRPATTPLKGRWVGFKAVMRNAGSNGKESVKLELYVNENADKVTWKKVHNFEDAGAWGGDAQHCGGGTGAMPITWGGPIAVFRWDNASDVDFKWLSVREIQP, via the coding sequence TTGATCCGTAACCGCTTTCTCGCCTCGACGCTTGGCGCCCTCTTCGCACTGGCTGCCGCCTCGGGCTGCGACAACTCTGGTAACGAAGGAGCCACCGCGCCAGGCGCTGTCGAACCGCCTGTTGAACAGCCGCAGCTCCCGACCCCTTCCCTGGCCGAGCCCCCTGTCGTGGCCCAGCCGACGCCCGAGCCGACCCCCGAGGAGCCCGAGCAGCCGACGACTCCAGTTCCTACGCCGCCGCAGCCCCAGCCGGAGCAGCCCGCTCCGAATCCTCCCGCCCCGACGACGCCCTCCGCTCCGACTCCGGCCCCGCAGCAGCCCGGCATGGACGCGTTCGGCGTGACGAAGCTGTACCCGAGCGTGGCCGGGGGCGAGGAGTGGTACCTGTCCGCCAATCCGAGCACGGACAAGCGCTTCGACCCGCAGGACACCATCACCAAGAACGCGGATGGCTCCTGGAAGATGAAGAGCAGCCAGGTGCGCATGTCCGTCTTCACGTCCACGGGCTACAGCGCCTCGAAGATTCCCACGTATGACCGGGACATCCTGGCCAGCCGCGGCTACATGCAGGCGCCGAACGACTGGAAGAACGTGGAGATGACGGGCTTCGTGAAGCTGAACGCCGCGTCGGATGGCTCGGACAACTTCGACTGGTACGCGCGGGGCGGCAAGCACAACGACGACCAGTCCGGCTGCGAGGGCAGCAGCTACAAGGGCGGCCTGCACTACGACGGCCGCGCCCGCTGGCAGAAGGAGACGTGGCACGTCTCCTACGAGCAGGCGGACTACCGGCCCGCCACCACGCCGCTCAAGGGCCGCTGGGTGGGCTTCAAGGCGGTGATGCGCAACGCCGGCTCCAACGGCAAGGAGTCCGTGAAGCTGGAGCTGTACGTCAACGAGAACGCCGACAAGGTCACCTGGAAGAAGGTCCACAACTTCGAGGACGCAGGCGCCTGGGGTGGTGACGCCCAGCACTGCGGCGGCGGCACCGGCGCCATGCCGATTACCTGGGGCGGCCCCATCGCCGTGTTCCGCTGGGACAACGCCAGCGACGTGGACTTCAAGTGGCTGTCCGTCCGCGAAATCCAGCCGTAG
- a CDS encoding Rieske 2Fe-2S domain-containing protein encodes MQITFLGHAGFVVETAGAIVVMDPWLTPRGAFDSAWMQLPRNHHLAPLVREKLETPGKERFLYISHEHKDHFDPDFLATVQRRDFTVLVPRFHRSELQDVFGKYGCKRVIACEDGREVPIKGGYIKLFVSEQGTNRDSAVMVRGDDQCFLNLNDCKLHDQMARIVAEEGPIDVFSAQFSGAIWHPTCYEYTPDAYAAISLKKRESKFEAVARALELVQPRAYIAAAGPACFLDPALFHLNFEKVNIFPNATQLFDFMKQRLPDAATKYLEPMPGDVLDVRTLEFPTLSPERVTPENLAQYLRDYAAAQEHLFRERRRNLLRAEVDEIHERLRVELQRKLDLLDLHGRVGMPLYVELTELPTRLLRVDFKGRRVDVVPELRETTRYTLKVSAADIVRVLDRKLNWEDFLLSFRLRLSRNPDVYEPVLHGFLGVEIEDMREFCEGIRATEARRERTVVEVAGRKFSVQRFCPHQGADLSEGWVEEGRYLVCPRHRWRFDLQDGGRCRVNNSTVCAEPVPERPEQDPETTAAPMPGSGPCA; translated from the coding sequence ATGCAGATCACGTTCCTGGGCCACGCCGGCTTCGTCGTGGAGACCGCGGGGGCCATCGTGGTGATGGATCCGTGGCTCACCCCGCGAGGTGCCTTCGACTCGGCGTGGATGCAGCTTCCTCGCAACCACCACCTGGCTCCCCTGGTGCGCGAGAAGCTGGAGACCCCGGGCAAGGAGCGGTTCCTCTACATCAGCCACGAGCACAAGGACCACTTCGACCCGGACTTCCTCGCCACGGTTCAGCGGCGGGACTTCACGGTGCTGGTGCCTCGCTTCCACCGCTCGGAGCTGCAGGACGTCTTCGGGAAGTATGGCTGCAAGCGCGTCATCGCCTGCGAGGACGGGCGCGAGGTCCCCATCAAGGGCGGCTACATCAAGCTGTTCGTGTCCGAGCAGGGCACCAACCGGGACTCCGCGGTGATGGTGCGCGGGGACGACCAGTGCTTCCTCAACCTCAACGACTGCAAGCTCCATGACCAGATGGCGCGCATCGTCGCGGAGGAGGGGCCCATCGACGTGTTCTCCGCCCAGTTCTCCGGCGCCATCTGGCACCCCACCTGCTACGAGTACACGCCGGACGCGTACGCGGCCATCTCGCTCAAGAAGCGGGAGAGCAAGTTCGAGGCGGTGGCGCGGGCGCTCGAGCTGGTGCAGCCGCGGGCCTATATCGCCGCCGCGGGGCCGGCGTGCTTCCTGGACCCGGCGCTGTTCCACCTCAACTTCGAGAAGGTGAACATCTTCCCGAACGCGACGCAGCTCTTCGACTTCATGAAGCAGCGGCTGCCGGACGCGGCGACGAAGTACCTGGAGCCCATGCCCGGGGACGTGCTGGACGTGCGCACGCTGGAGTTCCCCACGCTGTCGCCGGAACGGGTGACGCCGGAGAACCTGGCGCAGTACCTGCGCGACTACGCGGCGGCGCAGGAGCACCTCTTCCGCGAGCGGCGGCGCAACCTGCTGCGCGCGGAGGTGGATGAAATCCACGAGCGGCTGCGCGTGGAGCTGCAGCGCAAGCTGGACCTGTTGGACCTGCACGGCCGGGTGGGCATGCCGCTGTACGTGGAGCTGACGGAGCTGCCGACCCGGCTGCTGCGCGTGGACTTCAAGGGCCGCCGGGTGGACGTGGTGCCGGAGCTTCGCGAGACGACGCGCTACACCCTGAAGGTGAGCGCGGCGGACATCGTCCGGGTGCTGGACCGCAAGCTCAACTGGGAGGACTTCCTGCTGTCCTTCCGCCTGCGGCTGAGCCGCAACCCGGACGTGTACGAGCCCGTGCTCCACGGCTTCCTGGGCGTGGAGATCGAGGACATGCGCGAGTTCTGCGAGGGCATCCGCGCCACGGAGGCCCGGCGCGAGCGCACCGTGGTGGAGGTGGCTGGGCGGAAGTTCTCCGTCCAGCGCTTCTGCCCGCACCAGGGCGCCGACCTGTCCGAGGGCTGGGTGGAGGAGGGCCGCTACCTGGTGTGCCCGCGCCACCGCTGGCGGTTCGACCTGCAGGACGGCGGCCGCTGCCGGGTGAACAACTCCACCGTCTGCGCCGAGCCGGTGCCGGAGCGGCCCGAGCAGGACCCGGAGACGACGGCCGCGCCCATGCCGGGCTCCGGGCCCTGCGCCTGA
- a CDS encoding coiled-coil domain-containing protein: MRMSLTCAALLALSARTALAQVSPPPEAPAAPQVEDRAGGYCDFVRGVGDAEAALELAPELFVGFGAVNAGEAEGGAGAAPLGEPKLRVTAGVGYDFVGLYRGRTLRKRAEAECRRQRALSMLEAATRQGSGLGEEAALEARARVLQDALPRAEELVNGLRNDLREGRTTLEELNAVQVRLDNLRALATSTALARERLAARPRVPEGQRLDMLLEELRVADDQVEDAAGGLRRAQAWELSLRGGYDELVDVDQDVPLFGQLTLSYNLGHLWQGSANARAREGRQRALREDVTGASQRVSELVAELRALQRSEEGRLREVSTLVTDLEGQLREVEALQTREVRRFRDYLLLELTRLRAEQAYLSAHVQSLGTFLGAKAP; the protein is encoded by the coding sequence ATGCGGATGAGCCTCACTTGCGCTGCGCTGCTGGCCCTGTCCGCGCGCACCGCGCTGGCGCAGGTGTCGCCTCCACCGGAGGCCCCTGCCGCGCCCCAGGTGGAGGACCGGGCCGGGGGATACTGCGACTTCGTGCGCGGCGTCGGTGACGCCGAGGCCGCGCTGGAGCTGGCACCGGAGCTGTTCGTCGGCTTCGGCGCGGTGAATGCCGGCGAGGCCGAGGGCGGCGCCGGCGCCGCGCCGCTGGGCGAGCCCAAGCTCCGGGTGACGGCCGGCGTGGGCTACGACTTCGTGGGCCTCTACCGGGGCCGGACGCTGCGCAAGCGCGCGGAGGCCGAGTGCCGCCGCCAGCGCGCCCTGTCCATGCTGGAGGCCGCGACGCGCCAGGGCAGCGGGCTGGGCGAAGAGGCCGCGCTGGAGGCTCGCGCCCGCGTCCTCCAGGACGCCCTGCCCCGGGCCGAGGAGCTGGTCAACGGCCTGCGCAACGACCTGCGCGAGGGCCGCACGACGCTGGAGGAGCTCAACGCCGTGCAGGTGCGGCTGGACAACCTGCGCGCCCTGGCCACCAGCACCGCGCTCGCCCGCGAGCGGCTGGCGGCACGGCCACGCGTCCCCGAGGGCCAGCGGCTGGACATGCTGCTGGAGGAGCTGCGCGTCGCGGACGACCAGGTGGAGGACGCCGCCGGTGGCCTGCGCCGCGCCCAGGCCTGGGAGCTGAGCCTGCGCGGCGGCTACGACGAGCTGGTCGACGTGGACCAGGACGTGCCCCTCTTCGGGCAGCTCACGCTCAGCTACAACCTGGGCCACCTGTGGCAGGGCTCCGCCAACGCCCGTGCCCGCGAGGGACGCCAGCGCGCGCTGCGCGAGGACGTGACGGGCGCGTCCCAGCGCGTCAGCGAGCTGGTAGCCGAGCTGCGCGCGCTGCAGCGGTCCGAGGAGGGGCGCCTGCGCGAGGTGTCCACGCTGGTGACGGACCTGGAGGGCCAGCTGCGCGAGGTGGAGGCCCTGCAGACGCGGGAGGTGCGGCGGTTCCGCGACTACCTGCTGCTGGAGCTGACGCGCCTGCGCGCCGAGCAGGCCTACCTGAGCGCCCACGTGCAGTCGCTGGGGACGTTCCTGGGAGCGAAGGCCCCGTGA
- a CDS encoding coiled-coil domain-containing protein, translating to MNQRVANRINSIVVAAYKLIGSVLLALIMLGLISFLTVQGFFMVNRSWVTPTVVSPTDPEILTLNTQVAAQTSARDHVLAERRTVENRIADAERIIASERAFQQRFKVALRGERASKDRVARRLSQLRREFGVARQEITESNKAFSGLTRVRTDALYGARLLEQEDKLTVNHHLAQMAQSNLSLAQSTVELETRLESLQRELAGLNAVHDGLGKDATPDGMTADVLLLEREYTHSTLEQSRAEATLKSLKEDLKALDEVSLRYDTLIASLRQSPYLRAIETDLTIAFVPYENLVNAEQGTPLYACAAKLFWCREVGVMGRALEGEVSIKHPIRQYMLRGVMVEIQLSDTPSAREDLLHLGRPPMLL from the coding sequence ATGAACCAGAGAGTCGCCAACCGCATCAACTCCATCGTGGTCGCCGCCTACAAGCTCATTGGCTCGGTGCTGCTGGCGTTGATCATGCTCGGGCTCATCTCCTTCCTCACCGTGCAGGGCTTCTTCATGGTGAACCGGAGCTGGGTGACGCCCACCGTCGTGTCTCCCACGGACCCGGAGATCCTCACGCTCAACACCCAGGTGGCCGCGCAGACGTCCGCGCGGGACCACGTGCTCGCCGAGCGGCGCACCGTGGAGAACCGCATCGCGGACGCCGAGCGCATCATCGCCTCCGAGCGCGCCTTCCAGCAGCGCTTCAAGGTGGCGCTGCGCGGTGAGCGCGCCTCGAAGGACCGGGTGGCGCGGCGGCTGTCGCAGCTGCGGCGCGAGTTCGGCGTCGCCCGGCAGGAAATCACCGAGTCCAACAAGGCCTTCTCCGGCCTGACGCGGGTGCGCACGGACGCGCTGTACGGCGCGCGCCTGCTGGAGCAGGAGGACAAGCTCACCGTCAACCACCACCTGGCGCAGATGGCGCAGAGCAACCTGTCCCTGGCGCAGAGCACGGTGGAGCTGGAGACGCGGCTGGAGTCGCTCCAGCGAGAGCTGGCCGGGCTGAACGCGGTGCACGACGGCCTGGGCAAGGATGCCACCCCCGACGGGATGACGGCGGACGTGCTGCTGCTGGAGCGCGAGTACACGCACTCCACCCTGGAGCAGTCCCGCGCGGAGGCCACGCTGAAGAGCCTGAAGGAGGACCTGAAGGCCCTGGACGAGGTGTCGCTGCGGTACGACACGCTGATTGCCTCGCTGCGCCAGTCCCCCTACCTGCGCGCCATCGAGACGGACCTGACGATTGCCTTCGTCCCGTACGAGAACCTGGTCAACGCCGAGCAGGGCACCCCGCTGTACGCCTGCGCGGCCAAGCTGTTCTGGTGCAGGGAGGTGGGGGTGATGGGCAGGGCGCTGGAGGGCGAAGTGTCCATCAAGCACCCCATCCGTCAGTACATGCTCCGGGGGGTGATGGTGGAAATCCAGCTCTCGGATACGCCTTCCGCCCGCGAGGACCTGCTGCACCTGGGCCGGCCCCCGATGCTGCTGTGA
- a CDS encoding glycosyltransferase — protein MELFPIQLLFIVVLMNRYILGPFLRRLRGQRFDRVDDSYRPRVAIVIPLFNEGKGIFHAVRSLLEQDYPAELLQIVVVDDCSKDDSFAWALKAAEGHSNVMVLRNPENMGKRKGINRGVKAAVDAEIIVSVDSDVIVDKSAVRQLVRRFTSPRIAAVGGRTYVTNRHQNWMTRMIEIKFHFAQEWLKDLERSFRQVMCLTGCLTAYRRHVLLELEPILEARSIAGVPIKYGEDRFLTRQIVKHNYETVYTLDAFCFTAAPYNLAGYFSQQLRWRRSNLVDLLGGLSHAWRLHPVVTVHYVSQLALLLSYPVVIVHNVLNGEFWDILAFHFLVIGMLGAIYRFETRHLPEDRRVHGACFLPMALLMPVTYALFTPLALLTLDSGSWETRGSPSTNQAESPADNGGGLPPTHAGEGSHS, from the coding sequence ATGGAGCTCTTTCCCATCCAACTGCTGTTCATCGTGGTGCTGATGAACCGCTACATCCTCGGCCCGTTCCTGCGGCGCCTGAGAGGCCAGCGGTTCGACCGCGTGGACGACTCGTATCGGCCGCGTGTCGCCATCGTCATTCCCCTCTTCAACGAGGGCAAGGGCATCTTCCACGCCGTCCGCAGCCTGCTGGAGCAGGACTACCCCGCCGAGCTGCTGCAGATCGTCGTGGTGGACGACTGCTCCAAGGACGACAGCTTCGCCTGGGCGCTGAAGGCCGCGGAGGGGCACTCCAACGTCATGGTGCTGCGCAACCCGGAGAACATGGGCAAGCGCAAGGGCATCAACCGGGGCGTGAAGGCCGCCGTCGACGCGGAGATCATCGTCTCGGTGGACTCGGACGTGATTGTCGACAAGTCCGCCGTGCGCCAGCTGGTGCGCCGCTTCACCAGCCCGCGCATCGCCGCGGTGGGGGGCCGCACCTACGTGACGAACCGTCATCAGAACTGGATGACGCGGATGATTGAAATCAAGTTCCACTTCGCCCAGGAGTGGCTGAAGGACCTGGAGCGCAGCTTCCGGCAGGTGATGTGCCTGACGGGCTGCCTCACCGCGTACCGCCGCCACGTGCTGCTGGAGCTGGAGCCCATCCTCGAGGCGCGCTCCATCGCCGGCGTCCCCATCAAGTATGGCGAGGACCGGTTCCTCACGCGGCAGATCGTCAAGCACAACTACGAGACGGTCTACACCCTGGACGCCTTCTGCTTCACCGCCGCGCCCTACAACCTGGCCGGGTACTTCTCCCAGCAGCTGCGGTGGCGGCGCTCCAACCTGGTGGACCTGCTGGGCGGCCTGTCCCACGCGTGGCGGCTGCACCCGGTGGTGACGGTCCACTACGTGTCCCAGCTGGCGCTGCTGCTCTCCTATCCCGTGGTCATCGTGCACAACGTCCTCAACGGCGAGTTCTGGGACATCCTCGCCTTCCACTTCCTCGTCATCGGCATGCTGGGAGCCATCTACCGGTTCGAGACACGACACCTGCCGGAGGACCGCCGCGTGCATGGCGCGTGCTTCCTGCCGATGGCGCTGCTGATGCCGGTGACGTACGCGCTGTTCACCCCGCTCGCGCTGCTGACACTGGACTCGGGAAGCTGGGAGACACGGGGCAGTCCCAGCACCAACCAGGCCGAGTCGCCCGCGGACAATGGCGGTGGCCTTCCGCCCACCCATGCAGGTGAGGGCTCGCACTCATGA
- a CDS encoding galactose oxidase-like domain-containing protein: MLVSAYIFMGAGLAQAQVPAEVGQWTHLGTWPMSATHANLLPNGKVFVFGEFDEGEAAPLLWDPVSGALGTAAVPDYNIFCAGHSFLADGRVLVTGGHVESHVGFPHTSIYDFATDSWFRGPDMNDNRWYPTNVTLPNGDVAILSGETHDAGMSNELVQVYQMGVYDSGPAHTLRDLTTAVRDLPYYPRMFVAPNDKLFMAGTRRGTMWLDWRGTGTWYEHGPSLFGARTYGAAVYFDGKVMIIGGGDPPTATAELIDLNQAKPTWRYTAAMSQARRQNNATMLPDGTVLVTGGSSASGFNTASGAVKVAEVFNPVTEKWTRLAAARDFHGYHATSVLLPDGRVLHGGGRGVRTAEVFSPPYLFKGPRPTVTAAPSVVEPGTTFSVSSPEAASIRKVTLIGLSSVTHSMDQGQRLLTLSYTPTEGGLTITAPATNVDAPPGPYLLFLVDDKGVPSIGKVVSVPTVTPKLRRFISFSDVWRYDARNVDLGPGWMLPAFDDSGWQSGPGQLGYGDEDEGTVLTRTTPAQPSVYFRKRFTLDKAVSRARLEALFDDGVAVWLNGVPVFERNMGDGTDFGDYASASVSNEYVRADVPLTGNPFRLGENVIAAMVKQVSGTSDDLTFALGLEVELSEAGPGPDSLTMLSPNGGEVLLAGASVPLRWASTGSVATVDLAWSPDLGATWTPIASGVANTGVYTWQVPGATTSRALVRVSKAGEATPVDVSDAAFAIASEQRQTPIPWQSTWKYHGSGADPGPGWQLAGYDDSAWPSGAGQLGYGDGDETTVFPRTVPSQTSVYFRKKFTVTGAVTSATLRALYDDGVLVYLNGTQVMLRNMHATSLGHTRYATGGAENDVATEVLSPGLFVQGENTLAVMVKQVGSSSPDLSFDLSLELGVSVPPPPVRPPKPSTGR, encoded by the coding sequence GTGCTCGTTTCGGCATACATATTCATGGGGGCGGGGCTGGCCCAGGCCCAGGTGCCCGCGGAAGTCGGGCAGTGGACGCACCTGGGGACGTGGCCCATGTCCGCCACGCACGCCAACCTGCTGCCCAACGGCAAGGTCTTCGTCTTCGGCGAGTTCGACGAGGGCGAGGCGGCGCCGCTGCTGTGGGACCCGGTGTCGGGCGCCCTGGGGACGGCGGCGGTGCCCGACTACAACATCTTCTGCGCGGGGCACTCGTTCCTGGCGGACGGGCGGGTGCTGGTGACGGGCGGGCACGTGGAGTCCCACGTGGGCTTTCCCCACACGAGCATCTACGACTTCGCGACGGACTCGTGGTTCCGCGGTCCGGACATGAACGACAACCGGTGGTACCCCACCAACGTCACCCTGCCCAACGGCGACGTGGCCATCCTCTCCGGGGAGACGCACGACGCGGGGATGAGCAACGAGCTGGTGCAGGTGTACCAGATGGGCGTCTATGACAGCGGCCCCGCCCACACGCTGCGGGATTTGACCACCGCGGTGAGGGACCTGCCGTACTACCCGCGCATGTTCGTGGCACCCAACGACAAGCTCTTCATGGCCGGCACCCGGCGCGGCACCATGTGGCTGGACTGGCGGGGCACGGGCACCTGGTACGAGCATGGCCCCAGCCTCTTCGGCGCCCGCACCTATGGCGCGGCGGTGTACTTCGACGGGAAGGTGATGATCATCGGCGGCGGAGACCCGCCGACTGCCACGGCGGAGCTCATCGACCTGAACCAGGCGAAGCCCACGTGGCGCTACACGGCCGCCATGTCCCAGGCCCGGCGGCAGAACAACGCGACGATGCTGCCGGATGGCACGGTGCTCGTCACCGGGGGCTCCAGCGCCTCGGGCTTCAACACCGCCTCGGGCGCGGTGAAGGTCGCGGAGGTGTTCAACCCCGTCACGGAGAAGTGGACCCGCCTGGCCGCCGCGCGCGACTTCCACGGCTACCACGCCACGTCGGTGCTGCTTCCGGACGGGCGGGTGCTCCACGGCGGCGGCCGGGGCGTGCGCACGGCGGAGGTCTTCTCCCCGCCGTACCTCTTCAAGGGGCCCCGTCCCACCGTCACCGCCGCGCCCAGTGTGGTGGAGCCGGGGACGACGTTCAGCGTGTCCTCGCCGGAGGCGGCGTCCATCCGGAAGGTGACGCTCATCGGGCTCAGCTCGGTGACCCACTCCATGGACCAGGGCCAGCGCCTGCTCACCCTGAGCTACACACCCACGGAGGGCGGGCTGACCATCACCGCGCCGGCCACCAACGTGGACGCGCCCCCGGGGCCCTACCTGCTGTTCCTGGTGGACGACAAGGGCGTGCCCTCCATCGGCAAGGTGGTCTCGGTGCCCACCGTGACGCCGAAGCTCCGGCGCTTCATCTCCTTCTCCGACGTGTGGCGGTACGACGCCCGGAACGTGGACCTCGGTCCCGGCTGGATGCTGCCGGCCTTCGACGACTCGGGCTGGCAGTCCGGCCCGGGCCAGCTCGGCTATGGCGACGAGGACGAAGGCACGGTGCTGACGCGCACGACGCCGGCGCAGCCCTCGGTGTACTTCCGCAAGCGCTTCACGCTGGACAAGGCCGTCTCCCGCGCCCGCCTCGAGGCGCTCTTCGACGACGGCGTGGCGGTGTGGCTCAACGGCGTCCCCGTCTTCGAGCGGAACATGGGCGACGGGACGGACTTCGGGGACTACGCCTCCGCCTCCGTGAGCAACGAGTATGTCCGCGCCGACGTGCCGCTGACGGGCAACCCCTTCCGGCTGGGGGAGAACGTCATCGCGGCGATGGTGAAGCAGGTGAGCGGCACGTCCGACGACCTCACCTTCGCGCTGGGCCTGGAGGTGGAGCTGAGCGAGGCGGGCCCGGGGCCCGACTCGCTGACGATGCTGTCACCCAACGGCGGCGAGGTGCTGCTGGCCGGCGCCTCCGTCCCCCTTCGCTGGGCCAGCACCGGGAGCGTCGCCACGGTGGACCTGGCCTGGTCACCGGACCTCGGCGCCACCTGGACGCCCATTGCCTCCGGGGTGGCGAACACGGGCGTGTACACCTGGCAGGTGCCCGGAGCGACCACGTCACGGGCCCTGGTGCGGGTGTCCAAGGCCGGTGAGGCCACGCCGGTGGACGTGAGCGACGCGGCCTTCGCCATCGCGAGCGAGCAGCGGCAGACCCCCATTCCGTGGCAGTCCACGTGGAAGTACCACGGCAGCGGGGCGGACCCGGGCCCAGGCTGGCAGCTGGCCGGGTATGACGACAGCGCCTGGCCCTCCGGCGCGGGGCAGCTCGGCTACGGAGACGGGGACGAGACCACCGTCTTCCCTCGCACCGTGCCGTCCCAGACGAGCGTCTACTTCCGCAAGAAGTTCACCGTGACGGGCGCGGTGACGAGCGCCACCCTGAGGGCGCTCTACGACGACGGCGTCCTGGTGTACCTCAACGGCACGCAGGTGATGCTGCGCAACATGCACGCGACCAGCCTCGGGCACACCCGGTACGCCACCGGCGGCGCGGAGAACGACGTCGCGACGGAGGTGCTCTCGCCCGGCCTGTTCGTCCAGGGAGAGAACACCCTCGCGGTGATGGTGAAGCAGGTGGGCTCGTCGTCGCCCGACCTGAGCTTCGACCTGTCGCTGGAGCTGGGCGTCAGCGTCCCGCCGCCCCCGGTGCGGCCGCCGAAGCCCTCGACGGGACGATGA